Proteins from a single region of Sandaracinaceae bacterium:
- a CDS encoding TerB family tellurite resistance protein: MSLADLDREERLRLMKFVCSFAWADLEVQDEERDFVRRLVKKLKLDDTDRGMVEEWLEVPPRAEEVDPSDIPTEHRQLFLDAVRAMIVADGRVDQDEAENLVLLEALLG; this comes from the coding sequence ATGAGTCTCGCCGACCTCGACCGCGAAGAGCGCCTCCGCCTCATGAAGTTCGTCTGTTCGTTCGCCTGGGCGGACCTCGAAGTCCAAGACGAAGAGCGCGACTTCGTCCGGCGGCTGGTGAAGAAGCTCAAGCTCGACGACACCGACCGCGGCATGGTCGAGGAGTGGCTCGAGGTTCCGCCGCGGGCCGAAGAGGTGGACCCGAGCGACATCCCCACCGAACACAGGCAGCTGTTCCTCGACGCCGTGCGCGCCATGATCGTGGCGGACGGCCGTGTGGACCAGGACGAGGCCGAGAACCTCGTCCTGCTCGAGGCGCTGCTCGGCTGA